The Gymnogyps californianus isolate 813 chromosome Z, ASM1813914v2, whole genome shotgun sequence genome has a window encoding:
- the LOC127027244 gene encoding zinc finger protein 474, giving the protein METNVKKKNVNKTCNTLPSAGEASASISSILPSEQVSPPNVSDLPRILPKEVHLEAGPQKRRPGTAIISKPSDSSNMSRMPLNRPIIPPRRPCFRVCYICGREFGSQSISIHEPQCLEKWRIENSQLPRHLRRAEPRKPEVLTGGSHTLRAENEAAYRSAQAQLLPCGNCGRTFLPDRLIVHQKHCRGGSSSVGLSSSSPCKSGKGPGSRSGSASDDPFKTRQRKSGAAPDVLDKAQVIRRPPAVICYICGREYGTKSISIHEPQCLKKWHQENDMLPKHLRRTEPKKPEVSPIQAKGFCDLDSLNEAAWISAQNQLVPCDICGRTFLPDRLIVHQQSCKPKPAM; this is encoded by the exons ATGGAAACGAATGTCAAGAAAAAGAACGTGAACAAAACCTGTAACACTCTGCCAAGTGCTGGAGAGGCTTCTGCTAGTATCTCTAGCATCTTGCCTTCAGAGCAGGTTTCACCACCTAACGTGTCAGATCTTCCCAGAATTTTGCCCAAAGAAGTACATCTAGAAGCTGGACCTCAGAAAAGGCGACCAGGCACTGCAATAATATCAAAACCATCAGATTCTTCAAACATGTCTCGAATGCCACTGAATCGTCCCATCATCCCACCAAGAAGACCTTGCTTCAGGGTATGCTATATCTGTGGCAGAGAATTTGGGTCACAGTCTATTTCTATACATGAACCCCAGTGCCTAGAGAAGTGGCGTATTGAAAATAGTCAGCTACCAAGGCAtctcagaagagcagagcctAGGAAACCTGAGGTCCTTACTGGTGGTTCCCATACGCTTAGAGCTGAAAATGAGGCAGCTTATCGTAGTGCTcaagcccagctcctgccctgtggAAACTGTGGCCGAACCTTTCTTCCTGACCGTCTCATTGTGCACCAAAAGCATTGCAGAGGAGGTAGCAGCAGTGTGGGGCTGTCAAGCTCTAGCCCCTGTAAATCTGGTAAAGGCCCAGGCTCCAGGTCTGGCTCAGCAAGTGATGATCCATTTAAGACCCGTCAAAGAAAGAGCGGGGCTGCACCAGATGTATTAGACAAG GCACAAGTGATAAGACGGCCACCAGCAGTGATTTGTTACATATGTGGCCGTGAGTATGGAACGAAATCTATTAGTATCCATGAGCCACAATGCCTGAAAAAATGGCACCAGGAGAATGACATGCTACCCAAGCACTTGAGAAGGACAGAGCCCAAAAAGCCTGAAGTCAGTCCCATACAAG ccAAAGGTTTCTGTGATCTTGATTCTTTAAATGAGGCTGCCTGGATCAGTGCCCAGAACCAGCTCGTTCCATGTGATATTTGTGGGCGTACTTTTCTTCCAGACAGACTGATTGTCCACCAGCAGTCCTGTAAACCGAAACCTGCAATGTGA